The DNA region tagtattattattattataaataaacctATAATGTTTTTTACATCCATATTTTAGTGAATATATTTCAGACAAATTTtgcaaatatatttctcttttcatctgaattaaaataattctcttcaAAGTAATTATCCTTTACTTTAATTGAAACTATATTCAGAATAGTATCCATTATTTACAATACATTTTCTTAGaccaaaaataaatcaatgtttAGCTCTTTCAATGGCTTAAAATTCGTCTCAATATCCTCtaacatatataaagaattataggtttatctacaaaaaaaaaatgaataaataaacacGTAACAGAAAATTccggaaaaaagaagatttgccaaaataatttattgtaatcaTCTTAAAAactctttaatattatatcctattaaaagaattttcaattaGCCTATTGACAACGGAATTATCTAAGTAAGCTGATCGTAATTTACctgatatattatacataatttctaaataataaaaaattttataaaaaatatactcttgataataacaataataagaataacaataacaataagaataatagtaacgataacaaaggaCTGACCACTTTAAAGATATTAgagaaaacataaataaaaagaaaataatgattatttatttacacttGATAGGGTATATCAGCACCTTTGATAACCGTCATTCCAATATCGGCTATcggcttcttttcttttggtgCTGGCAAATTACTTGTTAGTGAACCAGGTCAAACAAAATTCACGGacatacaattattattctcagGAATGTTCAGTGGAGCATGCACGACTATCATAGCAGCACCTGGCGAACGTATAAAGTGCCTTCTTCAATCACAAGTACAGCTATTGCAAATATGTTAACCTTTTCGAAAtatcatttgaattatttttcataatacgGGAATATCTAAATGTCTtgatcaataaaaaagaaaaaaaaaaaaagaaaaaatattctcgtttatattaaaataaaattgcatttttttcctcgttatctttgttttcttttttttttcttttttactttaaaccTTTGAAAAGAGGAATAtaggaacgaagaagaagtacAAAGGTTTCAGTGATTGtgcgaaaaaattatttcaagaaggtggaatacgaaatatttatttaggtaCCTGTGCCACTTTGTTACGAGATATACCATCCTGTGTCACATACTTTTATAGTTATGAACGAATCATGGGATTTCTTTTAGACTCCTCGGAAGAAGTGAGcaatgttttaatataaaaaaaattggccGATTTAAATGTTGCAATTTGTTATCATTGAAACTTTTgcaaatatcaatattaattttatcattatttttattaaatgatacatgttgataaaattttatttggcTCACCTTGtgtatacattcatatattatataataaacatacacaTTGTTTATAATACAGGGTGTTCCACTTAACCTGAACATTTtgaatatcttaattattttttataataagaaaaaacatcGAAGGAAaacattatttcatttgaaagagCCAAATATTATGATAGGCAAACAATTTTTCTCGAGATCATTTTCGTCGATATTTCAAGGCCATcgaacttcttcttttttcaattagactatatatttttatcgtgttGAAATGATAGTTGAGGTCAGAATGAATCCAATGATCTTTAGTACTATGCTTTTTACGTGACcttaagttaaaaaaaaaaaattcataaaaattgaattgttaaaaaatatttccacatctttaacatatttaatataattttaaaacaacAGATATTTGGATCACAACGCATCAATAGCCGATCTAGTGTTGAATCGATCTTAATGCAGATATTCGATCTACTGCGCTTTTaccaaatattttcttttgattaaatcaataatttatgaGACAGCTTTTCCAAAATACAGGAAAACATGAAATAATGTATTAGAACTGCATTTGCTAATATCAATAAACAAGTAAACAAGGAGTGGCATAGAATCGTGCATTAATCGtttaaagaaatgtatattGAAGTCGATGGACAACATTTTGATGAAGactcgttaaaataaattcttcttcattaatctttttatcatagttatttattatttgcatcGATAGTCCAACTTttgtgaatttcttttttttgttttttattcgacGTCACTCGGATGGAGAtcatagtattatatatagtcgGATTCGTCCTGACCACAGTTATTATTTCTCCTCGCtaaaagttgaaaaagaattgattgaaaaagaaaatatttcgatgaccttaaaatatcgatcttaaaaatgatcttgaaaaaaatcttttgtttTGCCCATCAAACAAAATAAcgttttcattcgatatttttttctatcataaaatacatcatatatctaatacattttattctaatattttattcctttactAAGATAACGTGGCAACCTCTACTGGCTGGTGGTATGGCAGGAGTAATGACTTGGCTCATCAGTTTGCCTGCTGATACAATAAAGACACGATTACAAGCCTCACCAATAAAAACGTATCCTCGTGGTATCAGATCTGTTTTTCCTATCATAATGAAAGAAGGAGGATTTCTGGCACTTTATAGAGGAGTGACAACAGTCATGGTACGGGCATTTATAGCAAATGCTGCTGGTTTCTATGGTTTTGAGTTCGCCTTTAATATTATGGATaaattgcataaaaaaaaaaaagaaaaagaaagcgaacgataaataaatgcaaattCGATCTTGTCTTTGCGAGACATAGATTATAGATTTGTACATATTTACTGATCaataatttaacattattgtatccatatgttatatttaagaaGTTGGTAACTAAGAAATCTGTTTAATCGACACGTACATTGCGCAGTCGTGAAAAACCAAGAAACGTTTCATTCGTGTCAGTCGATCAAGCGAAGTGTGTGTAACACGTAACGTTGCTtcgaaaaataacgaagaaacatagaaaaaattaaaaaatatataacaataattaaataaaaagaaaaagcaagttTCTTTATAAGATGAAAAGTGATCGATGATATCGCGATCGTTGTCAATTTTTTTCGTACAAGACTCTTTGAATTTTGTTCGAAAAATTTGTAGAACTTGTTAACGTAAAATTCACTAATCATTGGAAATTCGCAGTTTATTCGAGGTAAAATCGTATTCGATAAATCTAAgtaaatgtttaaacaaatctGTTAACGTAATAAACAATTAGCTGCATCTATCAATGTGTCTACgtttactatataaatatatatatatatatatatatatatatatatatatatatataaaaattctcttttattttttttatattgcatGACGTTTAATTTTGCAAGTAATCGTCcttatatatatcgtatttaaatCATATACGTATCATAAACCATAGCGATGCATCCGTTGTTcgaatcgataattttaattagctCATTTATAACATGTAAATTTGATAATCaatacgtaaatattataaaagtctatttaataatatttattaaaagtgaAATTAACGACACCATTCTTTGATTTTTCCGTTTcatgaaaaaagattaaataaataaataaaaataacaaaataaaaaagaaagaaaatcaagtaAATTTTTACTCAATTTTAcattagtatataatataagaagtATCTCGTTCATATTACAAATGGcaattttgataaaagaaaagaaaaaatattgaaaagatagCAAGGTATTATTCACGCGTAAACGATACTTTCATAGAATTATCTACTATAATGTTAAAGTGAAAGAATGTGATTATAAACGTTGCGTATTTTCCGATAGACGAAGAATTTCTTTGGCTGGCAGGCGGCTTGATCGACCACGTATTTGAAATATCAACGGCACACGTGAGCGTCGAGGCACGTGCACGCTAAATCCACGACCCGTGGAATACGCATGTACGtgcttatgtatgtatatattacgtttTCTGGACTCAAATGAACGACCAAACGTCGATAATTACGTATCGCTCATTTAAATccattttaattcgttttcaaaaagttttccatcattatataatcaaataaagaatttatcattttctttatttttttttattagccatataattttgtttgttagCCGTATtatgtaattttgtttttacggGAAACATAATtgcaattattatcattgtacgatttaattaagaatgtgtcaatttttttttttattagccaTTTGCAAATTtgtaatgtaattttaattttaacgtaAACTAAATAATCTAAGTAATCTAAGTGCAGTAACCTTCTAAGTTCGAATCTGATGGCTTATAAAATatcgctttcttttttaattatgagaaaaataatagaagtaTGTAGATGtgctattaatttatatttagtatAACATAAGAGCTTTACagtaagaaaacaaaaatcattttcttaatatagaATATGACTGACTGACGTGTGAATCAAGTGGATTGAATCAATAgaattgattgaaaaatatttctataatgtttgtgaaaaatggaaaaagtaaATGATCGAAGTatctatcgaagaaaattcatatCACGATTCCAAACCCATATATGCAAACTAGTTAGTTAAActtatatgttaaatatatcgaaGAGCCGTAAATCAAAGGATCGCGCTTATTAGGCAgtcttttatattcaatatatacatatgtatatgtagaaatCGTATTGTCTCTAATGAATGATTCATTTAATGCATaatatgtttttttcattttttaaataataaaaattctttaataacTTGACAAACTCACATTTACGTTAACTTATATAATTGAGTAAAGTTTAATAActaatacttaatatattaatatttttattcattatatttttatcttgtacacgaaatagaaaatttattgctaacgataaaaacaatttataattaaataaataaatgtgtgTATTGTAGAATACATACATTGAATATATTGATTGTAGAAAAACTACTTCTTTTGCAGATGTTAGAGAAAGTTTCTAAACCATgctgaagaaaaaagacgtgAAAGATACATGTGCtatttcaaagatatattGGAACAAAACGAACGGTGTATTTTCTTCGTCGTATCATCTTTATTTAACTGCTATAGCGGAAAACCTTACGGACTCTGAAATCAAACAAAATTACAAGTAATGCAATGATTTACGCTCTGCACGTAATTCTTCCTAGATACGTATTTCCAAGAATATGAATATAGTATCGTGAATTCCATTTACTTCCTGCCAAGTATTCAACTATAGCTTTTACTCCGAATACCTTTTACTGAGGTCCCTACTAAATTGCTTTTCATACACGTGAGTCGATACAGGTTCTGCGTATCCGTGTCAGGGACGTGAATTAGAACGATTTCTCCTACTGTTTAGTTTGATTATTAACacttacaattattttttttcttacaattatCAGTCAAATATCAAAAAccatttataataagaaaaaaaaaaaaaaaggaaaaaaaccaataatgatttattaaacatatacacatatataaaatagataaatagatcacaaatattttttagctTTTTTACACGATTCAGtattcaaaagatatataaaatataacgaagaaatcgtataaaaaatatcttaaagtAAAAACGAGTGTACACGTGAACGGTGAAGAGAAGCACGTGAGTGTCCTACTAGATTCTTGCTGTTAGTATACTCCGAACAAGTCCCTGACCCGTTTTGCAGTACTTTTACCGTACCTTCTCGCTCATACTAACACCAGAGTAAAATACTCGGCCAATAGAGTGTTTCCTTTTGGTCCATATCCTCACGTGTAGCGGTCAGACCGGtcccctctccctttttctctaaGTAGAAAACTCCTGTCTttctcctcccccctctctcttcttgaCTTCATCCCCTGTACAAATTGAGATCAATGGTGAACTTACACAATGATTACGTGCCTTTCCAATCCTCCTTTCGCTTTTTCTCGGTGTTTGATCTTTCCTAGGTAGTTGGTGAAAAGACTTCGCCACTTGGCGACGAATCTTCGAtttatcttccttcttcgtGTTTAAAGTTTAACTCATTTTTACGCTTGAATGTATTCATAGCTTTGTTTCTGCAAGcgtttttggttttttttttttttttttttttttttttcaaagaagaaaaattgttcaattaaatatattttaaaggtaTAGAATCTAgtgattctaattttattctttttattatttctacatttctttttctttttcatttttatttctttcgtgttTTGTTTGATCCATTTTGTGCATTGATTTGATAGATGTTGGCACTTATAAATACGTCGAAATCGACGTACCTCGATATTGACAGTGAAGGCTTCAATACCGCGTTGACATTGTCAAACGAGAAGACAACGATAGAGCAGAGGAAGGAACGTCGGGAAGTCGAGGACAACGCGTGGACGAAGAGTCTTCAACTTCTGAGGATCAGAGGTTCACCCCATTTGTTGCCGGAAGGTaagttcattttatttttcttttttttagatttaaatgaacaaagaaaatatcgaaataatgtaaaaaattgaaaaaaaaaaataaaattgtaaaataatttttcagatATACTTACGTTGGTGAATCACTGTCGATGTCTTCGCGAATTATCCATGTCTTATACTTTATTAAGCGACGATTTACTGATGGCTTTGTGCaccgaaaaagaaatcaatttggAGACATTAAAAATAGAAGTACATTCTGAAATAAGACCACTTCCTGTTATCGATGAAAAAGTGTGGACAACATTCGTCGATCGGTTTCCAAACATCAATCTCGTTTTGTGAGTGGccaatgtatatttatgtcaTTTTCTTCTCTAGTTTCGTTGATGACcttaaaaaacgaaataaaatgattaatcacaattatattaagtaacgtattattgatataaataatcatttttgtcTTTAGATTGTCTTACATAACTGATGAAGAAGAACACAAATCCCTTTTCACGTCACATATTCCAGTGACGCACTTATATTTTGGAGAAGCGCCATCGGAGTCAATAGCATTGCGAATTCACAGTTATTGTCCGCGATTAATGGAATTGGTTATAGCTGCTTACGGACCTGGCCTTATTGATGATGTTTTAATTAACGTTGCTAGAGGATGTCCTCATCTTAATGCCATTGGTTTGGGTGATTGTGAAATTaggtattataataataattaaaatcgttaacGTCAATATTTGGATGTTCTCCATGGAAATAGATCGAgcataattttgttataataattatttatcttttagttGTACGGGTCTTCTAGAATTTGTTACCTTATGCGCTGAACGcttaaaaatactttatatcCGGGAGACATCTTTAATAGAGAATTCAGAATTGGATGTCTTGGATGTAACAGCCAAGGTTTCTTCTCTACTTGGAGACACTTGGGTACCTGAATATATACCTTTATGgtgaaatgattaaataacgggaaatgttgaaataataaggataaatgaCGTTAATTTAAAACGTTATGCGATGTGATAAATGATACGTACGAGAAAACTATACGTATAAGTGATAATCAAAACCCAAGGATATctgtttttttactttttgtacCGATAAGTTATTTAGGCTATAGATCATTGAATAAtacaatgtacatacatattgttTGTGTTAGAAGTTTGCAGTAtttttaactataaaaatgtcaatgtattaatactattttaatatttaaggcCAATAATATTCTGTATTTCATTATGTGGTTTTCAgtttaaatcgatattttagataatatatatatatatatatatatatatatatatatatatatatatatatatgtatatgtatatgtatatgtatatgtatatgtatatatatatatatatatatatatatatatatatatatatatatatatatatatatatatatacacagatactttgttatataaattaatcgtattcattgatatcaaaaaatataaactttattagaTTATAATGGACTTactgtgtaatatatatataaaataaaataatatcactgATTATTCATGATAACCATCGCTCATAACCGatatgcataatatatatgtatatatatgtatacatgtatatatgtatatatatatatatacatattatacagtatctaatataatacacacatacgcgcgcgcacatacacacacaatattattgtaatgcAACAAGGTTTGTACATTTTTCTACAATATAACACAAGAATTGATTGGGCATTTAAAGATATGATTCCTAAAAACGTTAACAATTGTttccgattattattttctaaatttatatatatgtaatcttttcatttttatatcttgccaatattattgtaaagaTGCGAGGTGCTCAGTCTTGTATCCCAGCCAGTAAATCCAATCTCTTTGTTTTTAAGCCTCATGAAGTACCTAACATTTGAACAATTCACATATTTCAGCTAATAACGAAGTTTACAATAATGTAAggatacaaaatattttaatacaataattcgtctgtataagaaataattttatgaaagaatatatcaCTCGATCTAAATCatcaaagtataataaaatttttcatatcgaataaatcattaatatatgtatatatatcgatatagctaaaatatttatagcaAGTACTCAAATATTGAATTGGAAGTAACAAAgccttttaatttctaatgtgCATGTAcccatatttaataatgaaatataataacatttaatgaTAGAACTTTGTGTATCACAACCGcgaattgtatatattatacaatattgcACTTTTTGCAATGTTGCAGGAACACATTGTTACAATTTCATGATGTCCATGTTacgcaaatataaatatgtgtctgaatataaatatatatatatgtgtatattttatactgTGAACAATTGCAtgtgttataatttttgtactGTATTTTTGACACTTTTGAAGAAATAATGTAGTACAAAACTTAATCTAcactgaaaatatatatgtatttatgggTACATCACGTACTTCTACTAGATATCAATAAAAACTGATTGTTaaacttatttaaaaatatatcatttgtaaTGGATGATtaggaaaaatattctaagaAAGATGTTGTCATTAATGTTTGCTTCAACCCACTTTGTATtggtaaatatattctatatacaataattatttgttctttataTGAAACTATCTAtttgaatgaaacaaaatctttttagaagaacgaaaaatgaGTTGCAACAAAAATTGCGAATGATCAAATTTTTAAGCGTTTCATTATTACAGTATAACACAATCGATTTTTAGCACCATCATAGACAtagttattgtaattaatgcattgatttatatataaactattttcAACACAGGccaactatattatattatcataatatgaTTTACAATTGATAGATAAGAAAAGGTAAACTAttaggaaaaaagatttatattttaaaagagaattattgaaataaatggaCGGGTCAATTACTTATGCTAAACACAAATTAAGTGATCAAATATGCAGAAGCTAAGATAGACTTAAAATCGTTATCATATTGAGCACCATAACAattaaactataatatattttagggACCAATTACTTCAATTTTTATGCAAacataaatttgttttaccCTTTATTTCAAATAGGGACAACATAATTACCTTtctaatttgtattatataaaacaaacaatGCTCTTCTGAACAtgtttaaatttcaatttccaATAACAAGATGCATAACATGATCATCACGATTGCCCTGGCGCATGTTAAactaacaataacaattttttataagatctAGTGtagcgaaaataacaattttgtatgtataatttaatgtaCAATTATATACCCACCTCTCTATTTTATGTTACATACATGGCATGTGAATCCATTAGTAACGTTGAAGAGAATGTATTAATGTTCAAGATAAATTCTGTAATGTAATGCAAAGCGTGttaacttggaaatattaatctaatatatataaatgagattattaaaatatatgtatacctagGCCAATTTGATCAATCAGGCATGTCTATGGAAATTATAGGCACTACAGGTTTTGTTaggtcgattttttttatgtgcttctcattcttttcacTAACCATTGGTTCAGATGGTGGTTGATCTTGATCACCTCTTGGTTGATAAGAAATGTTACCATATTCTTGAAGCAATGGACATAGGCTCAACAGAAAATGGCAGAAATCTTTTCTAATACCAAACCACcctataaaaaatgaaaatatatttttacagattgattaaaaatttacacaTGTTTAAATACATTAACATTCCTTACATCTATTTCCTCCTTTTGCTCCAAAAGACATGAAGATAAGTGTCATATGAGATATGAGAAGAGGCATTGCCACTGttgtataatttaaagaaatatcacCATCCAATTTATTTGCTAATAGTAcctgataaaataaaacaatagataattttaaaaatttaatattaatcaatcgacatataatattcattttcttattactcACTTGAAATACTAAAATTGGAACTACAAGAAATGTATATGCTAGTGCTGAGTTTAAAGATGTCCGCCTTTGCCTTGCATTAATTTGAGGTGTTCTTAATAAAACAGCAGCAAACACTATTGCATATAGAACAGCAACTAGAGACAAACAAAGAAGTGCCCAAAGAGGTACAAATACTACCTCCCAACTCCAAGTAATAAAGCTATCTAGTCTTAGTGCCAAGAAGATAAATTGTAATACATTGACTGCACAGAATAGTTCAAGTTCGAAAGACCTATCGTGTTTCACAGCCCAAATGCAAACCTAAAgtataaagatgataatagtcaatatataaatataatctgtagtaaataaataaacaaataaataatacatacagcTATAGATACAACAGAGATGAAAATCAGTGGTATAAACAC from Vespa velutina chromosome 3, iVesVel2.1, whole genome shotgun sequence includes:
- the LOC124947590 gene encoding congested-like trachea protein gives rise to the protein MLKEHTPLQYLIGGAFGGLCVVVVGHPFDTIKVRLQMAQNMDKNIYHLVRNLIRREGPLGLYKGISAPLITVIPISAIGFFSFGAGKLLVSEPGQTKFTDIQLLFSGMFSGACTTIIAAPGERIKCLLQSQITWQPLLAGGMAGVMTWLISLPADTIKTRLQASPIKTYPRGIRSVFPIIMKEGGFLALYRGVTTVMVRAFIANAAGFYDEEFLWLAGGLIDHVFEISTAHVSVEARAR
- the LOC124947837 gene encoding F-box/LRR-repeat protein 3-like — its product is MLALINTSKSTYLDIDSEGFNTALTLSNEKTTIEQRKERREVEDNAWTKSLQLLRIRGSPHLLPEDILTLVNHCRCLRELSMSYTLLSDDLLMALCTEKEINLETLKIEVHSEIRPLPVIDEKVWTTFVDRFPNINLVLLSYITDEEEHKSLFTSHIPVTHLYFGEAPSESIALRIHSYCPRLMELVIAAYGPGLIDDVLINVARGCPHLNAIGLGDCEISCTGLLEFVTLCAERLKILYIRETSLIENSELDVLDVTAKVSSLLGDTWVPEYIPLW
- the LOC124947595 gene encoding transmembrane protein 185A, with the protein product MNLQTLFQDFNPSKFLVYSCLMIFTALFALRLDGFIEWSYWTIFSPIWFWKGMVILGATIGSYVWWRHPHSRLEGDAYVHYKAMLITLALHLILLMFELLVCDKLESDRHLWILVFIPLIFISVVSIAVCIWAVKHDRSFELELFCAVNVLQFIFLALRLDSFITWSWEVVFVPLWALLCLSLVAVLYAIVFAAVLLRTPQINARQRRTSLNSALAYTFLVVPILVFQVLLANKLDGDISLNYTTVAMPLLISHMTLIFMSFGAKGGNRWWFGIRKDFCHFLLSLCPLLQEYGNISYQPRGDQDQPPSEPMVSEKNEKHIKKIDLTKPVVPIISIDMPD